The following proteins are encoded in a genomic region of Opitutus sp.:
- a CDS encoding ABC transporter ATP-binding protein — protein sequence MPSTPATPVFSVTDVSKNYGARRVLDAVSFTVAAGERLALTGPSGSGKTTLLNCLGGVDRPDAGEITLNGLRIDQLDSDGLARLRREHVGTVFQFFHLLPTLTAEENIALPLQLLGVAAPERRLRVEVILERIGLTHRASALPAQLSGGEQQRVAIARALIHKPDLILADEPTGNLDSANGANILELLRELTDETRTALILVTHSDEAAAICQNRIHLRDGRIVART from the coding sequence ATGCCGTCCACCCCCGCCACACCGGTTTTCTCGGTCACCGACGTCAGTAAAAACTACGGTGCGCGCCGGGTCCTCGATGCCGTCTCGTTTACGGTCGCCGCCGGCGAGCGCCTGGCGCTGACCGGGCCCTCCGGCAGCGGTAAAACCACCCTGCTCAACTGCCTGGGCGGCGTGGACCGGCCCGACGCGGGCGAAATCACCCTCAACGGCCTGCGCATCGACCAGCTCGACAGCGACGGGCTGGCCCGGTTGCGCCGCGAACACGTCGGCACCGTCTTTCAGTTTTTCCACCTCCTGCCCACCCTCACCGCCGAGGAAAACATCGCCCTTCCCCTGCAACTGCTCGGCGTCGCCGCCCCCGAACGCCGCCTGCGCGTCGAGGTTATTCTTGAGCGCATCGGCCTGACTCACCGCGCCTCCGCCCTACCCGCTCAGCTCTCCGGCGGCGAACAGCAGCGCGTCGCCATCGCCCGCGCCCTGATTCACAAACCCGACCTAATTTTAGCCGACGAGCCCACAGGCAACCTCGATTCCGCCAACGGTGCCAACATCCTCGAGCTCCTGCGCGAATTGACCGACGAAACCCGCACCGCGCTGATTTTGGTTACCCACAGCGACGAGGCGGCTGCCATCTGTCAAAACCGCATCCACCTGCGCGACGGCCGCATCGTTGCCCGCACATGA
- a CDS encoding sigma-54-dependent Fis family transcriptional regulator yields MSDLASRPPSILVIDDDAEVRYSLGRVLSSKKYQVSEAASGELGVAAVKKGPAPDLIFLDIRMSGISGIEALQHIRAVNPKQLVVLMTAFGTAQTAIEAMKYGAFDYLMKPFDPAKVLTIAETALKAHADMRAVVNYKPTINSDDYKEGIVGSSPVMQDVFKTIGQVTASDVTVMITGESGTGKELVARSIWKHSHRAGKPFIAVNCAAIPDNLIESELFGHEKGSFTGATGQRLGKFELCDAGTIFLDEIGDMALATQTKILRVLQQGEIQRVGGTETIKVDVRILAATNKDLEEMVKLKTFREDLYYRLNVVRIRMPSLRERVTDVPQIVDFCLQNLVKQKKARTSKVAPEAMEVLTRYRWPGNVRELENVVYRSAVIAQGDTILLKDLPVEVRESAGSTVSAALAATSGGSAAPFEVARTAAAESAALVTAQVVAESIAAGDTPLSVERALDFLHVELSQHAEPILTRLEREMIVRVLGATGGNLLKAAEKLGMTRATLRKRVDELGLKF; encoded by the coding sequence ATGTCCGACCTCGCAAGCCGACCTCCCTCCATTCTTGTCATCGATGACGACGCCGAAGTGCGTTACTCGCTGGGACGCGTGCTGTCTTCGAAAAAGTACCAGGTGAGCGAGGCCGCCAGCGGCGAACTCGGCGTTGCCGCGGTTAAAAAAGGACCTGCCCCCGATCTGATTTTTTTGGACATTCGCATGAGCGGCATCAGCGGCATCGAGGCCCTCCAGCATATCCGTGCGGTTAACCCCAAGCAGCTCGTGGTGTTGATGACCGCCTTCGGCACCGCCCAGACCGCCATCGAGGCGATGAAATACGGGGCGTTTGACTACCTCATGAAGCCGTTTGACCCGGCCAAGGTGCTGACCATCGCCGAGACCGCCCTTAAGGCCCACGCCGACATGCGCGCGGTGGTGAACTACAAGCCGACCATCAACAGCGATGACTACAAGGAGGGCATCGTCGGCTCTTCGCCCGTGATGCAGGACGTGTTTAAAACCATCGGCCAGGTGACGGCCAGTGACGTGACGGTGATGATCACCGGCGAGAGCGGCACGGGTAAGGAACTGGTCGCCCGCTCCATTTGGAAGCACTCGCACCGCGCCGGAAAACCCTTCATCGCGGTCAACTGTGCGGCGATTCCCGACAACTTGATTGAGAGCGAACTCTTCGGCCACGAAAAGGGCTCGTTCACCGGCGCAACCGGCCAGCGCCTGGGCAAGTTCGAACTGTGCGATGCCGGCACCATTTTTCTCGATGAAATCGGCGACATGGCGCTGGCCACCCAGACCAAGATTTTGCGCGTGCTTCAGCAGGGCGAAATCCAGCGCGTGGGCGGTACCGAAACGATCAAGGTCGACGTGCGCATCCTCGCGGCGACCAACAAGGATCTCGAGGAGATGGTGAAGTTAAAAACCTTCCGCGAAGACCTGTATTACCGGCTCAACGTGGTGCGCATCCGCATGCCGTCGTTGCGCGAACGCGTCACCGACGTCCCGCAGATCGTGGATTTCTGCCTGCAAAACCTGGTGAAGCAGAAAAAGGCGCGCACGAGCAAGGTCGCGCCCGAGGCCATGGAGGTGCTCACGCGTTACCGCTGGCCGGGCAACGTGCGCGAACTGGAAAACGTGGTGTATCGCAGCGCGGTGATCGCCCAGGGCGATACGATTTTGCTCAAGGATTTGCCCGTGGAGGTGCGTGAGTCCGCTGGATCGACGGTTTCGGCGGCGTTGGCGGCGACGAGTGGCGGCTCGGCAGCTCCCTTTGAAGTTGCCCGCACTGCGGCAGCGGAAAGCGCCGCGTTGGTCACCGCCCAGGTGGTTGCCGAAAGCATCGCCGCCGGCGACACGCCGCTGAGTGTCGAGCGGGCGCTGGACTTTTTGCACGTTGAGTTAAGCCAGCACGCCGAGCCGATTTTAACGCGCCTTGAACGCGAGATGATTGTGCGCGTGTTGGGTGCGACTGGCGGCAACTTGCTCAAAGCGGCGGAGAAACTCGGCATGACCCGCGCCACCCTGCGCAAACGCGTCGACGAATTGGGGCTGAAGTTCTGA
- a CDS encoding SDR family oxidoreductase: MITPESAPETTCLDQPVVLIAGVTGGIGSDVARRLERADWQVAGYARGVDKLASLQTELPALHTVVADATQPAEVEAAVKSTLERFGRLDAYIHAVGSILMKPAHLTSLDDWQRVIDLNLNSAFYGLKAAVLPMQAQGGGSIVLISSVAAQAGIPNHEAIAAAKGGVNGLVLAAAASYANKNVRVNAVAPGLVDTPMAAALLGSEQARQFSEKMHPLGKVGRAANVGSLIAWLVSADADWVTGQIWSVDGGMAHLRPKPKV, encoded by the coding sequence ATGATTACTCCGGAATCCGCTCCTGAAACCACCTGCCTCGACCAACCGGTTGTCCTCATTGCCGGGGTGACTGGCGGCATCGGCTCCGATGTTGCCCGCCGCCTAGAACGCGCCGACTGGCAAGTCGCCGGTTATGCGCGCGGAGTGGACAAACTCGCCTCGTTGCAAACCGAGTTGCCCGCGCTGCACACCGTGGTGGCCGACGCCACCCAGCCCGCCGAAGTTGAGGCCGCCGTGAAATCGACGCTCGAGCGCTTCGGTCGGCTCGATGCCTACATACACGCGGTCGGCTCGATCCTGATGAAACCGGCGCACCTGACCTCGCTCGATGATTGGCAGCGAGTCATCGACCTGAACCTCAACTCGGCGTTTTACGGGTTAAAAGCTGCGGTGCTGCCAATGCAGGCGCAGGGGGGTGGTTCCATCGTCTTGATCAGCTCGGTGGCGGCGCAGGCTGGGATTCCCAACCACGAAGCGATCGCGGCAGCCAAGGGCGGCGTCAATGGCCTGGTGCTCGCGGCGGCGGCCAGTTACGCGAACAAAAACGTGCGCGTGAACGCGGTCGCCCCCGGTTTGGTCGACACGCCCATGGCGGCGGCGCTACTCGGCTCGGAGCAGGCGCGGCAGTTTTCCGAAAAAATGCACCCGCTGGGCAAAGTCGGGCGGGCAGCCAATGTAGGCAGCCTGATTGCATGGCTGGTGTCGGCCGATGCCGACTGGGTAACCGGCCAAATCTGGTCGGTTGACGGCGGCATGGCCCACCTGCGGCCCAAGCCGAAGGTGTAG
- a CDS encoding acyltransferase, protein MLTAPDTADRRSPTLARTWHPGRSLPLDMLRGLAILLVLGRHGVMATTDLGALTPFANAWKTIGWAGVDLFFVLSGYLVSGLFFAEYRHSGNVNVRRFMIRRGFKIWPPYLVYLGVVALWLGWRHHAGNPAAVWGDLWPNFLHVQNYFHSPRIHTWSLAVEEHFYLGLALLFLVMLRVRGLAGFLRWLPVLIVGGVITAAVLRHAAFLSLGPAQMNLYATHLRWDGLLVGTLLAYSTHFHPVRLAPLSRHPLALILTGVLLAAPTLSLSPEASPWLASVGLVGVYAGFGLILLGVLNLPSSHVRWEKLFATRPAALLGQVGFYSYSIYLWHIDLVQIPLQKLVPHLAGTQVSAGVLWAGITTVYVVAAVVCGRWLAHLVERPSLRLRDRLFPSLAPATTPSTP, encoded by the coding sequence ATGCTCACCGCTCCCGACACGGCAGACCGCCGCTCTCCCACCCTGGCACGCACGTGGCACCCCGGCCGCTCACTCCCGCTGGATATGCTCCGCGGGCTCGCCATCCTCTTGGTGTTGGGTCGGCACGGTGTCATGGCCACCACCGACCTGGGCGCGCTCACGCCGTTCGCAAACGCGTGGAAGACGATCGGCTGGGCGGGGGTTGACTTGTTTTTTGTGCTCAGCGGCTACCTGGTGAGCGGATTGTTTTTTGCCGAATACCGGCACAGCGGAAACGTCAATGTGCGGCGCTTTATGATCCGCCGCGGGTTTAAGATTTGGCCGCCCTACTTGGTTTACCTCGGGGTGGTCGCGCTCTGGCTGGGCTGGCGGCACCACGCGGGGAATCCGGCGGCAGTCTGGGGCGACCTCTGGCCTAACTTTCTCCATGTCCAAAACTATTTTCACTCCCCGCGCATTCACACGTGGAGCCTGGCAGTGGAGGAGCACTTTTACCTAGGTCTGGCGCTGCTGTTTTTGGTGATGCTGCGCGTGCGCGGCCTGGCTGGCTTCCTGCGTTGGCTACCGGTTTTGATCGTGGGCGGAGTCATTACGGCCGCTGTTTTGCGCCATGCCGCCTTCCTGAGTTTGGGCCCGGCCCAGATGAACCTCTATGCGACCCACCTACGCTGGGACGGTCTACTAGTGGGTACACTGCTGGCGTACAGTACCCACTTTCACCCGGTGCGTCTCGCCCCACTAAGCCGCCACCCGCTCGCCTTGATCCTCACCGGCGTGCTGTTGGCCGCCCCCACGCTCAGCCTGTCGCCGGAAGCGAGCCCCTGGCTGGCTAGCGTCGGCTTGGTTGGCGTTTATGCCGGCTTCGGACTGATCCTGCTCGGCGTGCTGAATCTGCCTTCGTCCCACGTGCGCTGGGAAAAGCTCTTCGCCACCCGCCCGGCAGCCCTGTTGGGCCAGGTCGGGTTTTATAGTTATTCGATTTACCTGTGGCACATCGACCTCGTGCAAATCCCCCTGCAAAAACTCGTACCCCACCTCGCCGGAACGCAGGTTTCAGCCGGGGTTTTATGGGCGGGGATCACCACGGTTTACGTGGTGGCGGCGGTGGTCTGCGGCCGTTGGCTGGCTCACCTGGTGGAGCGCCCCTCGCTGCGGCTACGCGACCGCCTGTTCCCGTCGCTCGCACCCGCCACCACCCCATCCACCCCATGA
- a CDS encoding carotenoid 1,2-hydratase: MPLTTAEGFAVPQPGRVFTFPRDHGSHPEFKIEWWYVTGHLFTADRGRRFGYQATFFRSASPDKTVQFHLAHMALIDGKSGQFYHQERLNREGWDAGAATATLAVHNGPWSLRLLPDTTSGERLELRGAVRGEVGFALNLAPTKPLVVFGENGISRKGAAPTAASYYLTFPRLRTEGVLTVGEETLAVAGESWMDHEISSSQLDENQVGWDWAGIHLNDGRELMFYRMRLRDGSADPASTLTWVDAAGVPRKSDFKWEVLERWTSPATGAIYPVRVRLTSTDPASGQRVALTLVPLAKNQELGGKSDGISYWEGACRVLDADGREIGSAYLELTGYAKDLKI; the protein is encoded by the coding sequence ATGCCGCTGACCACCGCCGAGGGCTTTGCGGTGCCGCAACCGGGGCGGGTTTTCACGTTCCCCCGCGACCACGGTTCGCACCCCGAGTTCAAAATCGAATGGTGGTACGTGACGGGCCACCTGTTCACCGCCGACCGCGGGCGGCGCTTTGGGTATCAGGCTACGTTTTTCCGCAGCGCTTCGCCGGACAAAACCGTCCAGTTTCACCTCGCCCACATGGCCCTGATCGACGGAAAAAGCGGTCAATTTTACCACCAGGAACGGCTTAACCGCGAAGGCTGGGACGCCGGTGCGGCCACCGCCACCCTCGCGGTCCACAACGGCCCGTGGAGCCTGCGCCTGCTGCCCGACACGACCAGCGGCGAACGCCTGGAGCTGCGCGGCGCGGTGCGTGGCGAGGTGGGATTTGCGCTCAACTTGGCGCCGACCAAACCGCTGGTGGTGTTTGGCGAAAACGGGATCTCGCGCAAAGGCGCGGCCCCGACCGCCGCGAGTTATTATCTAACCTTTCCGCGTCTTCGCACCGAGGGCGTGCTGACCGTCGGCGAGGAAACCCTTGCGGTGGCTGGGGAGTCGTGGATGGACCACGAAATCAGCAGCAGCCAACTCGACGAAAACCAGGTCGGTTGGGACTGGGCGGGTATTCACCTTAACGACGGCCGCGAGCTGATGTTTTACCGGATGCGGCTGCGCGACGGCTCGGCGGATCCGGCTTCGACCCTGACCTGGGTAGATGCCGCCGGCGTGCCCCGAAAGAGCGATTTCAAATGGGAAGTGCTGGAGCGATGGACCAGTCCGGCAACCGGCGCGATTTACCCGGTGCGGGTGCGCTTAACCAGCACCGACCCGGCGAGCGGTCAACGCGTGGCGCTCACCTTGGTGCCGCTGGCCAAAAACCAGGAACTCGGCGGAAAAAGCGACGGAATCTCTTATTGGGAAGGCGCCTGCCGAGTGCTCGACGCCGACGGACGCGAGATCGGCTCGGCTTATTTGGAACTCACCGGCTACGCCAAAGACCTGAAAATTTAA
- a CDS encoding spermine synthase: MKPHYNLAETRTPDGARLSLHEHDGSYCVRLNGQDLMHSSTSASEVLLGELAHTLIDTKASTRTLIGGMGLGYTLKAVLAKAGPKAVVEVGELMPEVIEWNRTFMANLNGKLLDDPRVQVRLGDVVITIQKARPNSYDAILLDVDNGPIPMVHAGNFRLYGPRGLEAIKSKLRPGGRLAIWSASPDHTFEKRLRTAGFVAQAIPAKLFPTAKRSAYVIYVGDKPLEEPVKK; the protein is encoded by the coding sequence ATGAAACCGCACTACAATCTCGCCGAAACCCGCACGCCCGACGGGGCCCGTCTCTCGCTTCACGAGCACGACGGCAGCTATTGCGTGCGCCTCAATGGCCAGGACCTCATGCACTCGTCGACCAGTGCCTCCGAGGTGCTGCTCGGCGAACTCGCCCACACCTTGATCGACACCAAAGCGTCCACCCGCACGCTCATCGGCGGCATGGGGCTGGGTTACACCCTCAAGGCGGTGCTGGCCAAGGCCGGTCCCAAGGCGGTGGTCGAGGTCGGTGAACTCATGCCCGAGGTCATCGAGTGGAACCGCACGTTCATGGCCAATCTCAATGGCAAACTCTTGGACGATCCACGCGTGCAGGTGCGCCTCGGCGACGTGGTGATTACGATCCAAAAGGCCCGCCCCAATTCCTACGACGCGATCCTGCTCGATGTGGACAACGGCCCGATCCCGATGGTGCACGCGGGAAACTTCCGCCTCTACGGCCCGCGCGGGTTGGAAGCGATTAAGTCCAAATTGCGTCCGGGTGGGCGGCTGGCGATTTGGTCGGCCAGCCCCGACCACACCTTTGAAAAACGCCTACGCACCGCCGGCTTCGTGGCGCAGGCGATTCCAGCAAAACTGTTTCCGACCGCCAAACGTAGCGCCTACGTGATCTACGTCGGCGACAAGCCGCTGGAGGAGCCGGTTAAGAAGTAG
- a CDS encoding FtsX-like permease family protein codes for MNVPLLTFLLRHFTLRHWRLAPKQSALLVLILALGVSVFVAVRLANRAAVSSFANFTDTLTGQSDWVIESPTGSFPESVLPELRAALGSRPVHIIPLVEVTGATPPEATDTTKLGRTTYTLLGVDLLGVANLARAQDRSFFPSGNQAFWETFNRGPQIWISADYAPTPPTEIALVIDETIRVLPVAGLIPTAPDAPRAPATLMIADLAALQKISGKVGRIDRVEFVVEAGPRLEQRRAEVRDVLETLARPAPGAGETTRWTVAPPGARREAAEAMTRAFSLNLTILSLIALLTGLYLIFQALDGAVVRRRPEIAILRSLGVEERAIRRLWLVESALLGLAGGALGLVLGWAGAQLAVRAVAQTINALYYATTVASAQLTVAEIFLGLVLGVGAALVAGFWPAREAARTPPAQVLQRGARPAAGPRLGSNLALGLGFVAAGILCAQLPPLPLAGGGRFPLAGYAAAFLWIFGVGVVAAFLLPPLARLARGLGERSVSVKIALGHLRLPSGRHRLAAAALVCAIGMTAGMTILVASFEQTMQGWVKRALQADLYISSAGAQSASAQNRISAATANAIAEHPAVARSAVLIAHFIELDGIPTLLSGADLENPAVRPDLPWITAPRDDAMFDPARNAHLALVSESFTARFHVSVGDTLRLPTPAGVRPVMVAGVFADYGNERGSILMTRSQIQSWFAEDSVSNVALYVQPGIEPEALRAELLKRYPGLSIFTNAKLRAEVLRVFRQTFAITHALEVIGVAVAMTGLALTLISVLLDRRDELTTLRALGFQRQQIANAAAVEGLAVSACAVISGLALSVALGWLLIHVINKQSFGWTLSSAFPVGALLLLGAAVTVTGGLVGYAVGRWGADLPADREE; via the coding sequence ATGAACGTGCCGCTGCTCACGTTTTTGCTGCGCCACTTCACGCTCCGCCACTGGCGGTTGGCGCCGAAGCAAAGCGCCCTGCTCGTCCTCATCCTCGCCCTCGGGGTGTCGGTTTTCGTCGCCGTGCGCCTGGCCAACCGCGCCGCCGTCAGCAGTTTTGCCAACTTCACCGACACCCTCACCGGCCAGAGCGACTGGGTGATCGAGTCGCCCACCGGCAGTTTCCCCGAAAGCGTTTTGCCCGAACTGCGCGCCGCCCTCGGGTCTCGCCCGGTCCACATTATTCCATTGGTCGAAGTCACCGGCGCAACCCCGCCCGAGGCGACCGACACCACCAAACTCGGCCGCACCACCTACACCCTGCTCGGGGTCGATCTGCTCGGCGTGGCCAACCTGGCGCGGGCCCAGGACCGCTCGTTTTTCCCCAGCGGTAACCAGGCGTTTTGGGAAACCTTTAACCGTGGCCCGCAGATCTGGATCAGCGCCGACTATGCCCCCACCCCGCCGACCGAAATCGCGCTCGTCATCGACGAAACCATCCGCGTGCTACCGGTCGCCGGGCTGATTCCGACCGCGCCCGACGCGCCCCGCGCCCCGGCCACGTTGATGATCGCCGACCTCGCCGCGCTGCAAAAAATCAGCGGCAAAGTCGGTCGCATCGACCGGGTCGAATTCGTGGTCGAAGCCGGCCCGCGCCTGGAGCAACGCCGCGCCGAGGTCCGCGACGTCTTGGAAACCCTCGCACGCCCAGCCCCCGGCGCCGGTGAAACCACCCGCTGGACGGTCGCCCCGCCCGGCGCGCGCCGCGAGGCCGCCGAGGCGATGACCCGCGCCTTCAGCCTCAACCTCACGATCCTCTCGCTGATCGCGCTGCTCACCGGGTTGTATTTGATTTTTCAGGCTCTCGACGGTGCGGTGGTCCGCCGCCGGCCCGAGATCGCCATCCTGCGCTCGCTCGGCGTGGAGGAACGTGCGATTCGCCGCTTGTGGCTGGTCGAGTCCGCGCTGCTTGGGCTGGCCGGCGGAGCGCTTGGACTGGTGCTCGGCTGGGCTGGCGCGCAACTGGCGGTGCGCGCCGTCGCGCAAACCATTAACGCCCTCTATTACGCCACCACCGTCGCGTCGGCCCAGCTCACGGTGGCCGAGATTTTCCTCGGCCTCGTGCTCGGCGTGGGCGCGGCACTGGTCGCCGGTTTTTGGCCGGCCCGCGAAGCCGCCCGCACCCCGCCCGCCCAGGTTTTACAACGCGGCGCGCGCCCCGCCGCCGGCCCGCGCCTCGGTAGCAATCTCGCACTCGGCCTCGGGTTTGTCGCCGCCGGCATCCTCTGCGCGCAACTTCCGCCCTTGCCCTTGGCCGGCGGCGGACGCTTCCCCCTGGCCGGATATGCGGCGGCGTTTTTATGGATTTTTGGCGTCGGGGTCGTCGCGGCCTTTCTCTTGCCTCCGCTGGCTCGGTTGGCGCGCGGACTGGGCGAGCGCTCTGTGAGCGTTAAAATCGCCCTCGGTCACCTTCGCCTGCCCTCGGGACGGCACCGGTTGGCGGCGGCCGCCTTGGTGTGCGCCATCGGCATGACCGCCGGCATGACCATCCTGGTGGCGAGCTTTGAACAGACCATGCAGGGCTGGGTGAAACGCGCGTTGCAGGCCGATCTCTACATCAGCAGCGCTGGCGCCCAAAGCGCCTCGGCCCAGAACCGGATCTCCGCCGCCACTGCCAATGCGATCGCCGAACACCCGGCTGTGGCGCGCTCGGCGGTGTTGATTGCGCACTTCATCGAATTGGACGGCATTCCCACCCTGCTCTCGGGCGCCGATTTGGAAAACCCGGCGGTCCGCCCGGATCTGCCGTGGATCACCGCGCCGCGCGACGACGCGATGTTTGATCCGGCGCGCAACGCCCATCTCGCCTTGGTCAGCGAAAGTTTCACCGCGCGCTTTCATGTCAGCGTGGGCGACACCCTGCGGTTGCCCACTCCGGCAGGCGTGCGCCCGGTGATGGTCGCCGGAGTGTTTGCCGATTACGGCAACGAGCGCGGTTCCATTTTAATGACCCGCAGCCAGATCCAGAGTTGGTTCGCCGAGGACTCAGTGAGCAATGTCGCGCTCTACGTGCAACCCGGCATCGAGCCCGAAGCCCTGCGCGCCGAGTTGCTTAAGCGATATCCGGGGTTGTCGATTTTCACCAATGCCAAGCTGCGCGCCGAGGTGCTGCGGGTGTTTCGGCAGACCTTTGCCATCACCCACGCGCTGGAGGTGATCGGGGTGGCCGTGGCGATGACCGGACTGGCACTGACCTTGATCAGCGTGCTGCTCGACCGACGCGATGAACTGACTACGTTGCGCGCGCTCGGGTTTCAGCGGCAGCAAATCGCCAACGCCGCAGCGGTCGAAGGCCTGGCGGTGTCGGCCTGCGCGGTGATCAGCGGACTCGCGCTCAGCGTCGCGCTGGGCTGGTTGCTCATCCATGTGATCAACAAACAATCCTTCGGCTGGACGCTCTCGTCCGCGTTCCCGGTCGGCGCGCTACTGCTGCTGGGGGCGGCAGTAACGGTGACCGGCGGGCTGGTCGGTTATGCGGTCGGCCGCTGGGGCGCCGACTTGCCCGCGGACAGGGAGGAATAA
- a CDS encoding M50 family metallopeptidase, producing the protein MSFILMLAYVAWEGWSSAAWPGAVWSVAYMLTLFTCVTLHELGHAAAARYFGVRVPRILLLPIGGMAEMDSIPRRPREEIIIALAGPAVNYLIIGLLMIVVRFPENWEPLDFSFSFMEMGRHLIVVNLIMGVFNLLPAFPMDGGRVFRALLAMKLSYLRATQIAVGVGKVVALAGASYLIYHGQYMGGVLFVFIIYAGETELKSVVRLERAAQHWRDLQARAFPPPPLRPDENEPRGIF; encoded by the coding sequence GTGAGTTTCATTCTGATGCTGGCTTACGTGGCGTGGGAGGGCTGGAGCAGCGCCGCTTGGCCGGGCGCGGTCTGGAGTGTGGCCTACATGCTCACGCTTTTTACCTGCGTCACCCTGCATGAACTCGGCCACGCAGCCGCCGCCCGCTACTTTGGAGTGCGGGTCCCACGCATCCTCCTGCTGCCCATTGGTGGCATGGCCGAAATGGACTCGATACCGCGCCGCCCGCGTGAAGAAATCATCATCGCCCTGGCCGGACCGGCGGTGAATTACCTGATCATCGGTCTGCTGATGATCGTCGTGCGTTTTCCCGAAAACTGGGAGCCACTGGATTTTTCATTCAGCTTTATGGAAATGGGCCGACACCTGATCGTGGTGAACCTGATCATGGGCGTGTTTAACCTGCTACCGGCCTTCCCCATGGACGGCGGACGGGTGTTCCGCGCGTTGCTCGCCATGAAACTCAGCTACCTACGCGCCACCCAGATTGCCGTGGGCGTGGGCAAAGTCGTGGCGCTGGCGGGGGCCAGCTACCTGATTTACCACGGCCAATACATGGGCGGCGTACTGTTTGTGTTCATCATCTACGCCGGCGAAACCGAGCTCAAGTCGGTCGTCCGCCTGGAACGGGCCGCGCAACACTGGCGCGACCTGCAGGCCCGCGCCTTCCCGCCCCCACCGCTTCGCCCCGACGAAAACGAGCCGCGCGGGATTTTTTGA